CGGACAGCCGGAAGAAGTAACAGGGCTCCACCCGGCGGATCAGTGGCTTGCGATGGCTGGGACAATTTCCCGCATTCTCTTCATAGAACTTGTCGCTCTTGAACTCCTCGCAGCCCGCACAGTACCAGCCTTCGTAGGTGCCCTTGAAAATATGGCCGTTGTCGTAGACCTTCTGAATGAACTTCTTACAGCAGGCCTTATGGCGTTCGTGGCTGGTCTGGATGAAGCAGTCGTAACTGATGTCGAGAGCATCCCACACTTCGCGGAACTGTCGGGCCATTTCGTCGCAATATTCCTGCGGACTCTTGCCCAACTCCTTGGCGCGGTCGGCCACCTTCAAAGTATTCTCGTCGTTGCCCATGAGGTAGCAAACGTCGTAACCTTCCATGCGCCGATAGCGGGCCTGGACATCCGCTCCCAGCTTCTCAAAAGCGGTGCCAATGTGCGGTCGGCTATTCGGGTAATCGATGGCGGCGGTTTGAAACCAGCGCGGCTTATCGGCCATTCGGCTTGCTCCTTGGTTCGTTTCGACGAACTATCGTTTTATGCATTGGTACAGATGGGCGAAAGGGCTAAAGGGGTTCACTCGCCTTCCAATTCCTGTCCCGGCTCGAGAATCGGCAACGGCGTCGCCCCTGGCGGCGGCGTCCCTTGCCCCGACCTCACATAGGCGGCCCGGCGCTGTTCGTACTCCGCGGGCGTCAGCTTTTCCAACTCGGTCGTGTCGCCCCCCTGCACCGCCGCTTTGAAAATCTGCTTCAAAAAGGGGATACACCAGCCACACCCGGTGCCCGCCCCGCCGCACTGCGACAACTGGCTAGCCACCTTCGGCTGATAGAGCCGGGCGTAATTGACCAGCTTCCGCTTACTGACGTGAAAGCACAGACAGACTTTGTCTTCCAGATCCATAACTTTATCCTATCTAATTTTCCACTCCCATTGGGACTCCTCCCATGCGTGCTGCCTCTCTCTCCT
The genomic region above belongs to Telmatocola sphagniphila and contains:
- a CDS encoding (2Fe-2S)-binding protein, giving the protein MDLEDKVCLCFHVSKRKLVNYARLYQPKVASQLSQCGGAGTGCGWCIPFLKQIFKAAVQGGDTTELEKLTPAEYEQRRAAYVRSGQGTPPPGATPLPILEPGQELEGE